One Prunus dulcis chromosome 8, ALMONDv2, whole genome shotgun sequence DNA window includes the following coding sequences:
- the LOC117636464 gene encoding uncharacterized protein LOC117636464 translates to MDPIRGIGRGRCIGRRGKSRAGALLQTEVVSEVPEDFEQEPEVSHGATPVPYLQLDVHTTKLFAEFLKARGHGVAQPASKDPPLPEHVANFRLCALIIELKALGAQPFFGESDFMMADYWIRDLKNCFSIIEITSVEKRKVATFLLQKEARVWWDTVVKSKDETKMDWEEFEALFYDKYFPYVVKKALRREFLELKQGSLSVREYESRFSKLLRFAPAFDEELTARRFEEGLADHIGRHVVASTHETLVKAVHSAMAVENSIEPYRLYQDERRDYKGKGKTSSQSSYDSGKHGGIIKKQRTTLYEDIAVASSQQGGLGECYHCGGVGHMARDCINRSAHVCYTCSQPGHIAKNCTQGQT, encoded by the coding sequence ATGGACCCAATAAGAGGAataggaagaggaagatgcaTAGGGCGCCGAGGCAAAAGTAGAGCCGGAGCTTTACTACAAACAGAAGTTGTTTCAGAGGTTCCGGAAGATTTTGAGCAGGAGCCGGAAGTTTCGCATGGGGCAACACCTGTGCCTTATTTACAGTTGGATGTTCATACGACGAAGTTGTTTGCTGAGTTCTTAAAGGCCAGAGGACATGGAGTTGCTCAACCTGCTTCTAAGGATCCTCCATTGCCTGAGCATGTTGCTAATTTTCGACTCTGTGCATTGATCATTGAGCTCAAGGCACTAGGAGCTCAACCATTCTTTGGGGAGAGTGATTTCATGATGGCGGATTACTGGATTCGTGACCTGAAGAACTGCTTTAGTATAATTGAAATCACAAGTGTGGAAAAGAGGAAGGTAGCCACTTTTCTCTTACAGAAAGAGGCTCGTGTGTGGTGGGATACTGTGGTCAAATCCAAGGATGAGACCAAGATGGATTGGGAAGAGTTTGAAGCTCTCTTTTATGACAAGTACTTTCCTTATGTTGTGAAAAAGGCGCTACGACGTGAGTTCCTGGAACTTAAACAAGGGTCCCTAAGTGTAAGGGAATATGAGTCCAGATTTTCAAAGTTGCTTCGTTTTGCACCGGCGTTTGATGAGGAGTTGACAGCTCGTCGGTTTGAGGAGGGATTGGCTGATCACATCGGCAGACATGTGGTTGCCTCGACACATGAGACCTTAGTTAAGGCGGTACACAGTGCCATGGCAGTCGAGAATAGTATTGAGCCGTACAGACTGTACCAAGATGAACGAAGAGACTATAAGGGCAAAGGGAAGACATCATCTCAGAGTAGCTATGACTCGGGTAAACATGGTGGTATTATAAAGAAACAGAGAACAACTCTGTATGAAGACATCGCAGTTGCATCTAGTCAACAGGGTGGGCTAGGGGAGTGTTACCATTGTGGTGGAGTTGGACATATGGCTAGAGATTGTATTAATCGCAGTGCTCATGTATGTTACACTTGCAGTCAGCCGGGGCATATAGCTAAAAATTGCACTCAGGGGCAGACTTGA
- the LOC117636542 gene encoding egg cell-secreted protein 1.4-like, with amino-acid sequence MAAYTTFKLFLLTALLTLTMPFLATSARPLNPNLIRSNPNLAARLNLGEESSNCWDSLFQLQACSGEVVMFFLNGETYLGHSCCEAIQTIEHQCWPALLGTLGFTAEETDVLKGYCDEADHVKSPPTNPPPPPSIHDPINVKFVPNLEKLVP; translated from the coding sequence atggcaGCTTACACAACTTTCAAGCTCTTTCTTCTCACAGCTCTTCTAACCTTGACTATGCCATTCTTAGCCACAAGTGCTCGACCTTTGAATCCTAACCTAATTCGGTCGAACCCGAACCTCGCAGCCAGGTTGAATTTGGGTGAAGAATCGTCTAACTGTTGGGACTCTTTGTTTCAACTCCAGGCATGTTCTGGTGAGGTTGTTATGTTTTTTCTGAATGGTGAGACTTACTTGGGTCACAGCTGCTGTGAAGCCATTCAGACCATTGAGCATCAGTGTTGGCCTGCCTTACTTGGCACGCTAGGGTTTACCGCGGAAGAGACTGATGTACTCAAGGGTTACTGCGATGAAGCCGATCATGTCAAATCCCCGCCGACaaatccaccaccaccaccttcaaTTCATGATCCTATAAATGTAAAATTTGTTCCTAATTTGGAGAAGTTGGTCCCTTGA
- the LOC117638078 gene encoding citrate-binding protein-like → MLPLNCIKMNSFFGKLLCLILLILKYRYICATDPTDGFTLVPLTEENFKLQKPYNEPLDDRYSDKDGVRSFWIYNHDKPFKTDSTTRPRSEARITGHDYSSGIWQFEGYAFVPSGTSGVTIVQIHGAAEGATSLQLRMYDGDIKYYKYNVVATNLYDKWFRVNIIHNVDKGKIIVFIDGVKKFVVKDQGPGDLYFKCGVYAAPENSSNYMESRWKEIKLYKK, encoded by the exons ATGTTGCCTTTAAATTGCATTAAAATGAATTCCTTCTTCGGCAAGCTCCTGTGCTTGATCCTATTGATCTTGAAGTACCGCTATATTTGTGCCACTGATCCTACTGATGGATTCACCCTTGTGCCACTAACAGAAGAGAACTTCAAGTTACAGAAACCCTACAACGAACCCCTCGATGATCGTTACAGTGACAAGGATGGAGTTCGAAGTTTCTGGATCTACAACCATGACAAGCCATTCAAAACGGATAGCACAACTAGGCCCCGTTCGGAAGCGCGCATAAcg GGTCATGACTATTCTTCTGGGATTTGGCAATTCGAAGGCTATGCATTTGTGCCGAGTGGTACTTCTGGGGTTACAATAGTGCAGATCCATGGTGCAGCTGAGGGAGCTACATCTCTACAATTAAGGATGTATGATGGAGATATCAAATACTACAAATACAACGTAGTAGCTACCAATCTCTATGATAAGTGGTTCAGAGTAAACATAATCCACAATGTTGACAAAGGGAAGATAATAGTTTTCATCGATGGTGTCAAAAAGTTTGTGGTGAAAGATCAGGGACCAGGGGACCTGTATTTCAAATGTGGAGTATATGCTGCACCAGAAAACTCGAGCAACTACATGGAATCACGGTGGAAAGAGATCAAACTTTACAAAAAATGA
- the LOC117637542 gene encoding UPF0496 protein At1g20180-like gives MWTKLKASSKIAKGKEVIRQVRKSFNLNEEYLSAFRTKSYADFYNKAQFLVNEPSSSFSYSHDHKFSEVLLEPGQEAIPGILESAILSKVPELKGLMLNYFDISAEASKICSHLLKSIKRIQSNYRVVQQALDKFEDYSPNKIKSFVSELNLFILQNNINPFSNPNNHDFELIHDKYSLVLHHLKLMRKKVSRKIKLIKFFKKASGICLTAACSLIAISAVVLAVHTLTALLMGPAIFSFPFKRLKKKLRSIPFLRSRILTNVGEQLDVAAKGTYILNRDFDTMSRLVARLHDEVEHNKSMIRFCLERREDKFSLQVVKELKKSDIGFRKQVEELQEHVYLCLVTINRARALVIKEMTKSCVDN, from the exons ATGTGGACAAAACTTAAAGCTTCTTCAAAGATTGCAAAAG GGAAGGAAGTGATAAGACAAGTTCGAAAAAGCTTCAATCTGAACGAGGAGTACCTGAGTGCATTTAGAACCAAATCATATGCAGACTTCTATAATAAGGCTCAATTTCTTGTAAACGagccatcatcttcttttaGTTACAGCCATGATCACAAATTCTCAGAAGTCCTCCTAGAACCTGGTCAAGAAGCCATACCTGGTATTCTTGAATCCGCGATTCTTTCGAAGGTGCCTGAATTGAAAGGCCTTATGCTCAACTACTTTGACATCAGTGCTGAGGCCTCAAAAATATGTAGCCACCTCTTAAAAAGCATCAAACGTATCCAATCCAACTACCGCGTCGTTCAACAAGCACTTGATAAATTTGAGGACTACTCCCCGAACAAAATCAAATCGTTTGTTTCTGAGCTAAACTTGTTCATTCTCCAAAACAACATTAACCCTTTCTCAAATCCTAATAACCATGACTTTGAGCTCATTCATGATAAGTACTCGTTGGTTTTGCACCACCTGAAGTTGATGAGAAAAAAGGTGTCGCGGAAGATTAAGCTCatcaaatttttcaaaaaggcTTCTGGGATTTGCTTAACAGCAGCTTGTAGTTTGATTGCTATATCAGCCGTTGTTCTAGCCGTACATACTCTCACTGCCTTGCTCATGGGACCAGCTATCTTCAGCTTCCCATTTAAGCGcttaaagaaaaagttgagAAGTATCCCGTTTTTGAGAAGTAGGATTCTTACCAATGTCGGAGAGCAACTTGATGTAGCCGCCAAGGGGACTTATATTCTGAACAGGGATTTCGACACAATGAGCCGACTTGTGGCAAGGCTTCATGATGAGGTTGAACACAACAAGTCAATGATTCGGTTCTGCttggagaggagagaggataAGTTTTCGTTGCAAGTTGTGAAGGAGCTTAAGAAGAGTGATATTGGGTTCAGAAAGCAAGTGGAGGAGCTTCAAGAGCATGTGTATTTGTGTCTTGTGACTATTAATAGAGCTAGAGCTTTGGTCATCAAGGAGATGACAAAATCTTGTGTAGACAATTGA
- the LOC117636463 gene encoding sterol 3-beta-glucosyltransferase UGT80B1 isoform X1 codes for MGSNGVDHPLKDLVEESVSSQEQSSFREERNQKTNSSRHTSVLEIFQSKEINVGSSPQRGLDHYITAPIGTPKGLLIEDHEIKFSRSMTEKKGLPRHDFKLDRLSEREKKKLIVEMVKIQNDGTVEVDLEKSAPVASELLELQSIEDVPVNLDNMTSSTTKSIPRLKIAILVVGTRGDVQPFLAMAKRFQEFGHHVRLATHANFSAFVKSAGVDFYPLGGDPRVLAGYMARNKGLIPSGPAEISIQRKQLKAIIESLLPACTEPDIETGVPFKAQAIIANPPAYGHAHVAEALGVPLHIFFTMPWTPTYEFPHPLARVPQSAGYWLSYIVVDLLIWWGIRGYINDFRKKKLKLAPIAYFSTYHGSISHLPTGYMWSPHVVPKPSDWGPLVDVVGYCFLNLGSKHQPQDEFVHWIQKGSKPIYIGFGSMPLEDPKKTTEIILEALKDTGQRGIIDRGWGDLGNFTEASDNVFLLEDCPHDWLFPQCSAVVHHGGAGTTATGLRAGCPTTIVPFFGDQFFWGERIHEKGLGPAPIPISQLSVESLSNAIRFMLEPEVKSRVLEIAKLIENEDGVAAAVDAFHRQLPPVLPMPTSSSEEDELPNPLVWFFLQLEKWCCLPCGL; via the exons ATGGGGAGTAATGGGGTTGACCATCCCTTGAAAGATTTGGTAGAGGAAAGTGTTAGCAGCCAAGAACAGA GTTCTTTTCGGGAGGAGAGGAATCAGAAGACAAATTCTTCTAGGCACACTTCGGTTTTAGAGATTTTTCAGTCAAAGGAGATCAATGTTGGTTCTTCACCTCAGAGAG GCTTGGACCATTACATCACTGCACCTATTGGTACTCCCAAAGGTTTACTGATTGAGGATCATGAGATTAAATTCTCTAGATCCATGACTGAGAAGAAGGGACTTCCCAGGCATGACTTCAAGCTGGATAGACTGTCAGAGCGTGAAAAG aaaaaattaattgttgAGATGGTCAAGATACAAAATGATGGAACAGTAGAAGTTGATTTAGAAAAAAGTGCACCTGTTGCCTCTGAGTTGTTAGAGCTCCAGAGTATTGAAGATGTGCCCGTCAATCTTGATAATATGACTTCCAGTACTACCAAGTCAATTCCAAGGTTGAAAATTGCCATACTTGTGGTCGGAACAAGAGGAGATGTACAGCCTTTTCTGGCTATGGCGAAGAGATTTCAG GAGTTTGGCCATCATGTTAGGCTGGCAACTCATGCTAACTTCAGTGCTTTTGTAAAGTCGGCTGGTGTAGATTTTTATCCTTTGGGTGGTGATCCTCGTGTTTTGGCAGGAT ATATGGCCAGAAACAAAGGTCTCATTCCATCCGGGCCAGCAGAAATATCTATACAAAGAAAGCAACTGAAGGCAATTATTGAATCTCTTCTTCCAGCCTGCACAGAACCAGATATAGAAACTGGTGTGCCTTTTAAGGCACAGGCAATTATTGCAAACCCTCCTGCTTATG GACACGCTCATGTTGCTGAAGCTCTTGGAGTACCCCTTCATATTTTCTTCACAATGCCATGGAC GCCTACTTATGAATTTCCTCACCCACTGGCACGTGTACCTCAAAGTGCTGGTTATTGG CTTTCATATATTGTTGTGGATTTGCTGATATGGTGGGGCATTAGGGGATATATTAATGATTtcagaaaaaagaagttgaagcTTGCTCCTATTGCATACTTCAGCACATATCATGGATCAATATCTCATTTGCCAACAGGCTATATGTGGAGCCCTCATGTTGTGCCAAAGCCAAGTG ACTGGGGACCTCTTGTGGATGTCGTTGGTTATTGTTTCCTAAACCTTGGGTCAAAGCATCAACCTCAAGATGAGTTTGTTCATTGGATTCAGAAAGGGTCGAAACCTATATATATTGGCTTCGGAAGCATG CCACTTGAGGATCCCAAGAAAACTACGGAGATTATATTGGAGGCGTTGAAAGATACAGGACAGAGAGGAATAATTGACAGAGGTTGGGGGGACCTGGGGAATT TTACAGAAGCATCTGATAATGTTTTCCTATTGGAGGACTGTCCTCACGATTGGCTGTTTCCTCAATGTTCAGCAGTA GTTCATCACGGTGGTGCTGGAACCACAGCTACAGGATTAAGAGCTGGG TGTCCAACAACCATAGTGCCATTCTTTGGAGATCAGTTCTTCTGGGGTGAGAGGATACATGAGAAAGGCTTGGGGCCTGCACCAATACCTATTTCTCAGCTCAGTGTCGAGAGCCTTTCAAATGCTATCAGATTCATGCTGGAGCCAGAG GTTAAATCTCGGGTACTAGAAATAGCAAAGTTGATAGAGAATGAAGACGGTGTAGCTGCTGCAGTTGATGCGTTTCATCGGCAGTTACCTCCTGTGCTACCAATGCCAACTTCATCTTCAGAGGAAGATGAACTTCCAAACCCTTTGGTGTGGTTCTTCCTTCAACTTGAGAAGTGGTGCTGCCTGCCATGTGGTTTGTAG
- the LOC117636463 gene encoding sterol 3-beta-glucosyltransferase UGT80B1 isoform X2 translates to MLVLHLREKKLIVEMVKIQNDGTVEVDLEKSAPVASELLELQSIEDVPVNLDNMTSSTTKSIPRLKIAILVVGTRGDVQPFLAMAKRFQEFGHHVRLATHANFSAFVKSAGVDFYPLGGDPRVLAGYMARNKGLIPSGPAEISIQRKQLKAIIESLLPACTEPDIETGVPFKAQAIIANPPAYGHAHVAEALGVPLHIFFTMPWTPTYEFPHPLARVPQSAGYWLSYIVVDLLIWWGIRGYINDFRKKKLKLAPIAYFSTYHGSISHLPTGYMWSPHVVPKPSDWGPLVDVVGYCFLNLGSKHQPQDEFVHWIQKGSKPIYIGFGSMPLEDPKKTTEIILEALKDTGQRGIIDRGWGDLGNFTEASDNVFLLEDCPHDWLFPQCSAVVHHGGAGTTATGLRAGCPTTIVPFFGDQFFWGERIHEKGLGPAPIPISQLSVESLSNAIRFMLEPEVKSRVLEIAKLIENEDGVAAAVDAFHRQLPPVLPMPTSSSEEDELPNPLVWFFLQLEKWCCLPCGL, encoded by the exons ATGTTGGTTCTTCACCTCAGAGAG aaaaaattaattgttgAGATGGTCAAGATACAAAATGATGGAACAGTAGAAGTTGATTTAGAAAAAAGTGCACCTGTTGCCTCTGAGTTGTTAGAGCTCCAGAGTATTGAAGATGTGCCCGTCAATCTTGATAATATGACTTCCAGTACTACCAAGTCAATTCCAAGGTTGAAAATTGCCATACTTGTGGTCGGAACAAGAGGAGATGTACAGCCTTTTCTGGCTATGGCGAAGAGATTTCAG GAGTTTGGCCATCATGTTAGGCTGGCAACTCATGCTAACTTCAGTGCTTTTGTAAAGTCGGCTGGTGTAGATTTTTATCCTTTGGGTGGTGATCCTCGTGTTTTGGCAGGAT ATATGGCCAGAAACAAAGGTCTCATTCCATCCGGGCCAGCAGAAATATCTATACAAAGAAAGCAACTGAAGGCAATTATTGAATCTCTTCTTCCAGCCTGCACAGAACCAGATATAGAAACTGGTGTGCCTTTTAAGGCACAGGCAATTATTGCAAACCCTCCTGCTTATG GACACGCTCATGTTGCTGAAGCTCTTGGAGTACCCCTTCATATTTTCTTCACAATGCCATGGAC GCCTACTTATGAATTTCCTCACCCACTGGCACGTGTACCTCAAAGTGCTGGTTATTGG CTTTCATATATTGTTGTGGATTTGCTGATATGGTGGGGCATTAGGGGATATATTAATGATTtcagaaaaaagaagttgaagcTTGCTCCTATTGCATACTTCAGCACATATCATGGATCAATATCTCATTTGCCAACAGGCTATATGTGGAGCCCTCATGTTGTGCCAAAGCCAAGTG ACTGGGGACCTCTTGTGGATGTCGTTGGTTATTGTTTCCTAAACCTTGGGTCAAAGCATCAACCTCAAGATGAGTTTGTTCATTGGATTCAGAAAGGGTCGAAACCTATATATATTGGCTTCGGAAGCATG CCACTTGAGGATCCCAAGAAAACTACGGAGATTATATTGGAGGCGTTGAAAGATACAGGACAGAGAGGAATAATTGACAGAGGTTGGGGGGACCTGGGGAATT TTACAGAAGCATCTGATAATGTTTTCCTATTGGAGGACTGTCCTCACGATTGGCTGTTTCCTCAATGTTCAGCAGTA GTTCATCACGGTGGTGCTGGAACCACAGCTACAGGATTAAGAGCTGGG TGTCCAACAACCATAGTGCCATTCTTTGGAGATCAGTTCTTCTGGGGTGAGAGGATACATGAGAAAGGCTTGGGGCCTGCACCAATACCTATTTCTCAGCTCAGTGTCGAGAGCCTTTCAAATGCTATCAGATTCATGCTGGAGCCAGAG GTTAAATCTCGGGTACTAGAAATAGCAAAGTTGATAGAGAATGAAGACGGTGTAGCTGCTGCAGTTGATGCGTTTCATCGGCAGTTACCTCCTGTGCTACCAATGCCAACTTCATCTTCAGAGGAAGATGAACTTCCAAACCCTTTGGTGTGGTTCTTCCTTCAACTTGAGAAGTGGTGCTGCCTGCCATGTGGTTTGTAG
- the LOC117637873 gene encoding probable acyl-activating enzyme 1, peroxisomal translates to MEGSIKCSANYIPLSPISFLERSAIVYRDRPSVVYGSIIYTWRETLERCTRLASALSQLGISRGDVVAALAPNIPAMYELHFGVPMAGAVLCTLNVRHDSQMVSVLLKHSDAKFIFVDYQLFHVAKGAFDILSKNRTKVPVLVLIPESDQSSPEFCNPISGNLEYESLLGRGKLDFEIRRPKDEWDPISLNYTSGTTSSPKGVIYSHRGAYLNSFAAVLLNEMPSMPVYLWCVPMFHCNGWCLTWAVAAQGGTNICQRNVTAKGIFSCISQHNVTHMGGAPTILNMIVNAPENERRPLPGKVIVMTGAAPPPAQVLFKMEELGFNVTHAYGLTETYGPGTVCSWKPEWDSLPPVEQAKIKSRQGLQHLGMEELDVKDPVTMKSVPSDAKTMGEVMFRGNTVMNGYLKDHQATRDAFKGGWFHSGDLGVKHSDGYIELKDRSKDIIISGGENISTIEVESVLFSHPDILEAAIVGRPDEYWGETPCAFVKLKDGCKTGTEEIIKFCKDRLPHYMAPRTVVFEDLPKTSTGKVQKFVLREKAKAMGSLTKNTISKL, encoded by the exons ATGGAGGGTTCGATCAAGTGTTCCGCTAACTACATCCCCCTCTCTCCAATCAGCTTCCTGGAGCGCTCGGCCATAGTCTACAGAGACAGGCCTTCTGTTGTATACGGAAGCATCATCTACACTTGGAGAGAGACACTTGAACGATGCACCAGACTCGCTTCTGCTCTTTCCCAGCTCGGAATTTCTCGTGGAGATGTG GTAGCTGCATTGGCTCCAAATATCCCAGCAATGTATGAGCTCCATTTTGGTGTTCCAATGGCAGGCGCAGTTCTCTGTACACTTAATGTACGCCATGATTCACAAATGGTGTCAGTATTATTAAAACATTCTGATGCCAAATTCATTTTTGTAGACTACCAACTTTTCCATGTTGCTAAAGGAGCATTTGACATCCTGTCCAAGAATAGAACCAAGGTACCTGTTCTAGTCTTAATCCCAGAGAGTGATCAATCGTCCCCTGAGTTCTGCAACCCCATTTCTGGGAACTTGGAATATGAGAGCCTATTAGGAAGGGGAAAACTCGATTTTGAGATCCGACGGCCAAAAGACGAATGGGATCCAATTTCACTCAACTACACTTCAGGTACTACATCAAGCCCAAAAGGTGTCATTTATAGCCACAGAGGTGCCTATCTCAATTCGTTTGCAGCAGTTCTTCTCAATGAGATGCCCTCAATGCCTGTGTATTTATGGTGTGTGCCCATGTTTCATTGCAATGGCTGGTGCCTCACTTGGGCTGTGGCTGCTCAGGGTGGCACCAATATCTGCCAAAGAAATGTCACTGCAAAAGGAATATTTAGCTGTATTTCTCAGCACAATGTGACCCACATGGGTGGTGCACCCACCATTTTAAACATGATTGTAAATGCACCAGAAAATGAGCGAAGGCCACTTCCGGGAAAGGTAATAGTCATGACTGGAGCTGCACCGCCACCAGCCCAGGTACTATTCAAGATGGAAGAACTTGGGTTCAATGTAACCCACGCATATGGTTTGACAGAAACTTATGGTCCTGGGACAGTTTGCAGTTGGAAGCCTGAATGGGATTCCCTGCCTCCGGTTGAACAGGCAAAGATCAAGTCTAGACAGGGGTTGCAACATCTTGGCATGGAGGAACTCGATGTTAAAGATCCTGTGACCATGAAGAGTGTACCGTCTGATGCAAAAACCATGGGTGAGGTTATGTTCAGGGGCAACACCGTGATGAATGGATACTTGAAAGATCATCAAGCAACAAGGGATGCATTTAAAGGTGGATGGTTTCATAGTGGGGACTTGGGGGTGAAACACTCGGATGGTTACATAGAACTAAAGGACCGTTCGAAGGATATTATCATTTCCGGGGGCGAAAATATTAGCACAATTGAGGTGGAATCAGTGCTTTTTAGTCATCCAGATATTCTTGAGGCAGCTATTGTGGGAAGGCCTGATGAATATTGGGGGGAGACACCTTGTGCATTTGTGAAGTTGAAGGATGGCTGTAAAACTGGTACAGAGGAGATTATTAAGTTTTGTAAGGATCGGTTACCCCATTATATGGCTCCTCGAACAGTTGTTTTTGAAGATCTGCCAAAGACTTCGACCGGGAAGGTGCAGAAGTTTGTATTGAGAGAAAAGGCTAAGGCCATGGGAAGCCTCACCAAGAACACCATCAGCAAACTGTAA